Proteins from one Leptolyngbya sp. KIOST-1 genomic window:
- a CDS encoding exopolysaccharide biosynthesis protein: protein MDNPSPRFSQEIKALLERLAHQPLTLAHVLSETAERGFCLVIGLLVLPFLFPMPPGFTTILGSACLLLSLQMALGRKVPWLPRRVAQFQFPPVLARQVLGNLRRVTRFSERFVRPRFTRLANSPSVWHVNGACISWLTLLLMSPVPMTNPLPTIGILIFVVATLEADGVMMLLGYGVTGLITAVFGLLGYGLWRSPDLLLHWFGGA, encoded by the coding sequence ATGGACAATCCCTCGCCCCGGTTTTCCCAGGAAATCAAGGCCCTGCTAGAGCGACTGGCTCACCAGCCGCTGACTTTGGCCCACGTGCTGAGCGAAACAGCCGAGCGGGGCTTCTGTCTGGTGATTGGCCTGCTGGTGCTACCCTTTCTCTTTCCCATGCCGCCAGGCTTTACCACAATTTTGGGGTCAGCCTGCCTGCTGCTGTCACTCCAGATGGCCCTGGGGCGAAAAGTGCCCTGGTTGCCCCGACGGGTGGCCCAGTTTCAGTTCCCGCCTGTGCTGGCGCGGCAGGTGCTGGGTAACCTGCGGCGGGTGACGCGCTTTAGTGAGCGGTTTGTGCGGCCTCGCTTCACCCGGCTGGCGAACAGTCCCTCGGTGTGGCACGTCAACGGGGCCTGCATCAGCTGGCTGACCCTACTGCTAATGAGTCCGGTGCCAATGACCAACCCCCTGCCCACCATCGGCATCTTGATCTTTGTGGTGGCCACCCTGGAGGCAGACGGGGTGATGATGCTGTTGGGCTATGGGGTAACGGGGCTGATTACAGCAGTGTTTGGGCTACTGGGGTACGGACTGTGGCGATCGCCCGATCTCTTGCTGCACTGGTTCGGCGGCGCTTAA
- a CDS encoding DUF6999 family protein encodes MTSYQPQPYNRLDPDGWDVLYLDQAIPLDPTAKGHMVNDLRSFSRVYLLSPIRLVANLLLGLILILKRLIPFEFKAYGLMHRSAAWFLKTWVQPEACYLIVRHLGLGSNVVNFLIDNGPDRTIPKSQLYPQTVTDLANNAFLEHDLILYNFVYDYHQAQAHNPNWIVQVQQQGLCFDSIRPVQPQIDFTRRWHQILDLESAIELFKVFYSLCLTTKEFERAVLSLQFDENFGCYISAVTNDYRWNHVILNRHPLAPNSPFSAARALLLHGLTTEYLHRYLELAAAQAQESHSPGGLEALAQ; translated from the coding sequence ATGACCTCCTATCAACCTCAACCCTATAACCGCCTCGATCCTGACGGGTGGGATGTCCTGTATCTTGACCAGGCAATTCCGCTTGACCCAACCGCCAAGGGCCACATGGTTAATGACTTGCGCAGTTTTAGCCGGGTATACTTACTCAGCCCGATTCGGCTCGTTGCTAATCTTTTGCTAGGGCTAATTTTGATTTTGAAGCGGCTGATCCCGTTTGAGTTCAAAGCCTACGGCCTCATGCACCGTAGTGCAGCCTGGTTTCTCAAAACATGGGTGCAGCCAGAGGCATGCTATCTGATCGTGCGTCACCTGGGACTGGGCTCTAATGTGGTCAATTTCTTAATCGACAACGGCCCCGATCGCACCATTCCCAAGTCTCAGCTTTATCCTCAAACCGTCACAGATTTGGCCAACAATGCCTTTCTTGAACACGATTTGATTCTCTACAACTTTGTCTACGATTATCACCAGGCCCAGGCCCACAATCCGAACTGGATCGTCCAGGTGCAGCAGCAGGGCCTTTGCTTCGACAGTATTCGCCCGGTGCAACCCCAGATTGACTTTACTCGCCGCTGGCACCAGATTTTAGACCTAGAATCCGCGATTGAGTTATTCAAGGTGTTTTACTCCCTCTGTTTAACAACAAAGGAATTTGAACGGGCAGTGCTGTCTCTGCAGTTTGACGAAAACTTTGGCTGTTATATCAGCGCTGTTACCAACGACTATCGCTGGAATCATGTAATCCTCAACCGGCATCCTTTGGCCCCTAACAGTCCCTTTTCGGCAGCTCGGGCGCTGCTGCTGCATGGCTTGACAACTGAGTATTTGCACCGCTACCTAGAGTTGGCAGCCGCCCAAGCCCAGGAAAGTCACTCTCCAGGAGGGTTGGAGGCACTTGCCCAGTAA
- a CDS encoding beta-ketoacyl-ACP synthase III, protein MSQPYITHLGKFLPGEPIDNDQMEAFLGLINGKLSRVKRRILASNGIRQRHYALDQQQQTTYFNHQMAAAAVRNALDNSHLDPATVDLLCAATTWPDLLVPGFASMVHGELQEFAPLEATSHQGVCCAGVAALKYAATQVSQGQKRCAVAVASELASRLFKHTQFEAQPAIQAGKAVPFDTEFLRWMLSDGAGAMVLRSRPNAEGISLRLDWIELVSHANAHPVCMYAGVESTQGRSWMDYPSGADAAAAGATHLRQNIRLLDQVVQLGVEGWLRLIEAGRIRPTEIDWLLCHYSSHFFRSQIVALLEKANAMIPEERWFTNLYTRGNTGCASIYLMLEELFHSGKLQPGQTIFCFVPESGRFTTAYLKLTVVAGTAPLQPVPAAHPAVATAMPPPIFASQGGTFGSQSGTGPGSESGVTDASAPPASTDVHAELLRQLTLTWLEFERQLQSVPLIRQLNRGEFTLDSYRALLRNLRPQVVEGARWIARAASNMENFQVRSHFISHAQAEHRDFQMLEQNYVAVGGTLTDIVNAEQNLGSEALSAFIFHRASQLNPVDLIGSMFIIEGLGSRLARRWAEQIQQQLGLTRDQVSFLAYHSENDDSHTDKLNAFFQAEWITAEIAARIVKTAQVTARLYRLQLEEIVID, encoded by the coding sequence ATGTCACAGCCCTACATCACCCACCTGGGCAAGTTTCTGCCGGGGGAGCCGATTGACAACGACCAAATGGAAGCCTTCCTCGGCCTAATCAACGGCAAGCTCTCCAGGGTTAAGCGCCGAATTTTGGCCAGCAACGGCATCCGTCAGCGCCACTATGCCCTCGACCAGCAGCAGCAAACCACCTATTTCAACCACCAAATGGCGGCGGCGGCGGTGCGGAATGCCCTAGACAATAGTCACCTCGATCCGGCAACAGTGGATTTGCTCTGTGCCGCTACCACCTGGCCCGACTTGCTAGTCCCAGGCTTTGCCAGCATGGTACATGGAGAACTCCAGGAGTTTGCGCCCCTAGAAGCTACCAGCCATCAAGGGGTGTGCTGTGCGGGGGTGGCAGCGCTGAAATATGCCGCAACTCAGGTCAGCCAGGGTCAGAAGCGCTGTGCCGTAGCAGTGGCATCAGAGTTGGCTTCGCGCCTGTTTAAGCACACCCAGTTTGAGGCCCAACCTGCTATCCAAGCGGGCAAGGCCGTCCCTTTTGACACGGAGTTTTTGCGCTGGATGCTGTCGGATGGGGCCGGAGCCATGGTGCTGCGGAGCCGTCCCAATGCTGAAGGCATCAGCCTACGACTGGACTGGATTGAGCTGGTATCCCATGCTAATGCCCATCCGGTGTGCATGTACGCCGGGGTAGAGAGCACCCAGGGTCGAAGCTGGATGGACTACCCCAGCGGGGCCGATGCAGCAGCGGCCGGAGCAACCCACCTGCGACAAAATATTCGGCTGCTAGACCAGGTGGTACAGCTGGGAGTCGAAGGCTGGTTGCGGCTGATTGAAGCAGGACGGATTCGCCCGACAGAAATTGACTGGTTGCTGTGCCACTATTCCTCCCATTTTTTCCGCAGTCAAATTGTTGCTCTGCTGGAAAAAGCCAACGCCATGATTCCCGAAGAGCGTTGGTTTACGAACCTCTACACCAGAGGTAATACCGGCTGCGCCTCAATTTATTTAATGCTGGAAGAACTGTTCCACAGCGGCAAGCTCCAGCCAGGACAGACGATCTTTTGTTTTGTGCCCGAGAGTGGCCGCTTCACCACGGCCTATCTCAAGCTCACGGTGGTGGCTGGAACTGCACCGTTGCAACCAGTTCCAGCGGCTCACCCGGCGGTGGCGACGGCGATGCCGCCACCGATTTTTGCGTCTCAAGGAGGTACCTTTGGCTCGCAGTCTGGGACAGGGCCAGGCTCGGAGTCGGGGGTGACTGACGCATCAGCTCCTCCAGCTAGTACAGATGTGCACGCCGAACTGCTTCGACAGCTAACGCTGACTTGGCTGGAGTTTGAGCGACAGCTGCAATCAGTTCCATTAATTCGTCAGCTGAATCGCGGCGAGTTTACCCTCGACAGCTACCGGGCACTGCTGCGGAACTTGCGACCTCAGGTGGTGGAAGGGGCACGCTGGATTGCGAGGGCGGCGTCAAATATGGAAAATTTTCAGGTGCGATCGCACTTTATTAGCCATGCCCAGGCGGAGCACCGGGATTTTCAGATGCTGGAGCAGAACTATGTCGCGGTGGGGGGCACCTTAACAGATATCGTCAACGCCGAGCAAAATCTGGGCAGTGAGGCCCTGTCTGCTTTCATTTTCCACCGGGCGTCGCAGTTAAACCCGGTAGATTTAATCGGCAGCATGTTCATTATTGAGGGGTTGGGCAGCCGCCTGGCACGACGGTGGGCCGAGCAAATTCAGCAGCAGCTGGGGCTAACCAGAGATCAAGTTTCTTTTTTGGCTTACCACAGCGAGAACGATGACAGCCATACGGATAAGCTCAACGCGTTCTTTCAAGCAGAGTGGATTACAGCCGAGATTGCGGCCCGAATTGTTAAAACAGCGCAGGTTACAGCACGGCTCTATCGGCTCCAGCTGGAAGAAATTGTGATTGACTAA